In the Sulfolobales archaeon genome, ATAAGTTGTAACTGAAAACCTATCCTATTTAAGCGGATCTACTATCACGGTTTTACTAAAGCTATTATGGTTTTCTGCTTTTAATATTTGCTTTTACATAAGGTTTTGTGGGAGAATATGCCGTATTTTATCTATCTGGTTGGACCTGCAGGATCTGGGAAGACTACTTTAGCAATGAGTCTTAGCGAGTGGATGGTCGCTAATCAGCTGGATGTCTCTATTATAAATATGGATCCCGCTGCTGAGAGCCTACCATATACGCCTGACATAGATATAAGGAGGTTTGTAAATGCTAGAGATATAATGTATAAATTTAACCTTGGCCCTAATGGTGCTTTAATAGCTTCTGTTGATATGTCGATAAATCATCTAGACGCTATAAAGGATATGGTTGAGGAGAGGAAGGCTAACTATTATATAATAGATACACCGGGTCAGATGGAGATCTTTGCCTTTAGACCTGCAGGCCCCCTTATTGTGGAGAGGCTGTCCGAGGGCTCTAACTCCTTAGTATTATTTCTTATAGATATGTTTATGGCTAGCAGGGCCTCTTCGCTAGCATCCCTCCTCTTTCTATTCCTCTCCACATGGCTTAGACTTAGGAGGCCAC is a window encoding:
- a CDS encoding ATP/GTP-binding protein, with the translated sequence MPYFIYLVGPAGSGKTTLAMSLSEWMVANQLDVSIINMDPAAESLPYTPDIDIRRFVNARDIMYKFNLGPNGALIASVDMSINHLDAIKDMVEERKANYYIIDTPGQMEIFAFRPAGPLIVERLSEGSNSLVLFLIDMFMASRASSLASLLFLFLSTWLRLRRPQILVLTKTDLYPEDVVSNVLSWIEDPYSLLESARREGVSGYEEEIISGLSESILQNIDAIPVSAVTWRGLDNLYALIQRVLAGGEDYYTEEASPRL